Proteins from one Gammaproteobacteria bacterium genomic window:
- a CDS encoding Sulfurtransferase → MKKILLASMMIIQPIAATCADSAPPQKIMMAKICATCHKNQENSFRGYFDNVSLKAKKIQLKMDDIIEILNFDPKNFSITNGEKTENLEYLQEIPKSKEVKIEYQEKDGKKYATKLVIKQPIQIPDEMLITTDEVARLVAMGPEKGKYHLYDSRPPIRAQEGMIPTAVNLPFPMFEQNVDKLPHEKDALVIFYCAGITCAMSPSSAKKAKELGYTNIKIYHEGMPEWSKKHYTMITAKNYKEAWLDKGIPSVLIDLRATSEAEQGYIKGAVTIKSEDLAKAITTFPPKKSKAPIIVYGMDTEEASQAAGVILAGGYGNVKVLQGGMKAWNDAGYPVEKGKLDTKITYVQKPKPGEIVIDDFKKIVDDGLKDTLLIDVRPSNESSRAMIKGAKSIPVGDLEKHLANLPKDKEIVAYCNTGTLAEMAYYMLIGNGYTKVKFFNNPLTIKPNGTYEISAK, encoded by the coding sequence ATGAAAAAAATATTATTGGCCAGCATGATGATTATTCAACCTATTGCGGCTACTTGTGCGGATAGCGCGCCTCCCCAAAAAATAATGATGGCTAAAATATGTGCTACTTGTCATAAAAATCAGGAAAATTCCTTCCGTGGCTACTTTGATAACGTCTCTCTGAAAGCAAAAAAAATTCAGCTCAAGATGGACGATATCATCGAAATTTTAAATTTTGACCCCAAGAATTTTAGTATTACTAATGGAGAAAAAACGGAAAATCTTGAATATTTACAGGAAATACCAAAAAGCAAGGAAGTAAAAATCGAATATCAAGAAAAAGATGGCAAAAAATATGCAACCAAGCTCGTCATCAAGCAACCAATTCAAATTCCCGATGAAATGCTGATTACGACCGATGAGGTCGCCAGGCTGGTCGCTATGGGGCCGGAAAAAGGAAAATATCACCTGTATGATTCACGGCCACCGATTAGGGCGCAAGAAGGAATGATACCCACGGCAGTGAATCTACCATTTCCAATGTTTGAACAAAATGTGGATAAATTGCCTCATGAAAAAGACGCACTTGTCATTTTCTATTGCGCGGGTATTACTTGCGCGATGAGTCCCAGCTCGGCAAAAAAAGCCAAAGAATTGGGATATACCAACATCAAGATTTATCACGAAGGAATGCCAGAATGGTCAAAGAAACATTACACAATGATTACTGCAAAAAATTACAAGGAAGCTTGGCTAGACAAAGGAATTCCTAGTGTGCTCATTGATTTGCGAGCGACAAGCGAAGCGGAACAAGGTTACATTAAGGGTGCGGTAACGATAAAATCGGAAGACTTAGCAAAAGCGATTACGACGTTCCCACCGAAGAAAAGTAAGGCACCCATTATCGTCTATGGTATGGATACTGAGGAAGCATCGCAAGCTGCTGGTGTCATTCTCGCTGGTGGTTATGGAAACGTAAAGGTTTTACAGGGAGGCATGAAGGCGTGGAACGATGCTGGGTACCCGGTAGAAAAAGGAAAACTTGACACCAAAATCACTTATGTCCAAAAACCGAAGCCTGGAGAAATTGTCATCGATGATTTCAAAAAAATCGTTGATGATGGTCTTAAAGATACACTGTTGATTGATGTTCGTCCCAGCAATGAATCCAGCCGCGCCATGATTAAGGGAGCAAAAAGCATTCCGGTTGGAGATTTAGAAAAACATTTAGCTAATTTGCCCAAGGATAAAGAAATTGTGGCCTATTGTAACACGGGCACGCTCGCTGAAATGGCGTACTATATGTTAATTGGAAATGGTTATACTAAAGTCAAATTTTTCAATAACCCACTAACCATTAAACCTAATGGCACCTATGAAATTTCTGCGAAATAG